In Microvirga sp. 17 mud 1-3, the genomic window TTCCCCGAGAGTGGCAGGAAACGGGTATATCGTCGTCCGATCTGCGGAGGTACTTGGGAGAACGGCCAAAGAGAAGCCTATCGGCCCCGTACCTCACAATCAAACCGGCCGACGTTCTGGACCCTAAAGGCGAAAAGCCGGAAGCTTTCTGCAGCGAAGAGGAGGCCGATGCCAGGAGCCAGGCTTTTGTGAAGTCCTATCAGGGCGCTGCTGGAATAGGAGAAAAGAAGCCGAACGGCCCTCACCTCCTCACCACGTTGCGACGCATTACGTTGGGTTTTCCCGTTTTCAACTCCCGCTTCACGCGCGCCGTCATTTTCAGGACAAGGAGCGAGTTGAGCATGGTGTCTCCGCGTAATGCCAGTGCCCTACGACCTCTGCCCGAACTTACGGTATGGATCGAGATCTATCGCAAGAACAAGGGCAAGTGGGACTTGCACGCGTACCATCTCTTGGGAATCACTTGAATCGGCATATGCCTCATGGATGGCGGTCGCGCAGTCCAGCCTTAAGGATGAGTGACGATACCGCCATAACATCGGTCCAAATTAGACCAGACCTTTGAGGCGCAGGAGACCAAGGGCCGCAACCGTTGCGGCGTCCTTGATTGTGCCGTTCGCGATCATCGACAGCACCTCGTCGAGCGGAAAGGCCCGGCTGATCATGTCCTGCTCGGTCGCCTCCCGGCATGTCTCGCCCTGCGTGAGGCCCTGGGCCAGGTAGATATGGAAGCCCTGTTCGGAATACCCGTAGCATTCGAAGAGATGCCCCACATGCCGCATGGTCGCGGCCGTCAGGCCCGTTTCCTCGCGCAGCTCGGCACGGGCGAGATCCTCCGGATCCGTGTCGGGAGCGCCTTCCCATGACCCTTGCGGCAGCTCCCAGTACCTTCCTTTAACCGGATACCGGAACTGCTCGACGAGATGGACAAGACCGTTCTCGATGGGAGCGATGACGGCGAAATCCGTTTTCTCGACGACGCCGTAGATGCCGGGCGTCCCATCCTGTCGGACGATGGCGTCCTCGCGGACCCGCATCCAGCGGTTCTCGTAGACGATCCGCGTCGCAGTGGTCTCGATGTCCGGCACGATGTGCCTCCCATCCTGGTTCGTTCAGGATAAAATCCTGCCCCGACAAAGACTTGGCCGGGACGATGCCCGGCCATGCCTGTCTCTCGAACTCGACTTGTCGGGTTCTTACCGCCCGAAGATCCCCTTGAAGAACTGGGCGATCTTGTTGTGCTTCTTCTTGCGGTCCACGTCGGCCTGGCTCTTGACCCAGGCGATCTGGACTACCCGGCGCTCGCCCACGAAGGGCCGGTGGCCGTGCCAGGAATTGTCGGAGCGCAGGAACGCGAACATGGTGCCCATGGTCGGCGGGACTTCCATGGCGTAGGGCTCGAAGTTCTGGCCGTCGTAGAGCACCCGCAGGCGGCCGCCGTCGCCCTGGTTCCAGTCGTCGTTCATGTAGACGAGCATGGTCATGACCTTGGAGGGGCCGTCCGTATGGATCGCGCCGTATTTCGGCTGCGAGCGCTTCATGATGGTGGTGAGGCGCGGATACTGGTGCAGATCCACGCCGAACTTCTTGGACAGTTCCTCGGTCAGCTCCGGGCCTTCCAGCTCTTCGATCAGGGTCTTGAAGCGGCCGTGAAGCTTTACCTCGTCCACCGTGAGGTAGCCGGGCTTCTCGATGTCCGGGAAGTCGCGCCGAAGGTCGTCGATGACGTCCGCCTTGAGAATGTTCTCCGTCAGCAGGAAGTCGTAAGGATCCTTGGATGTCTTGGCATTGCGGACGGCATTCAGATCGATTGTTTGCATGGAGGACTCCCTGGCCACGAAGCCCGATTTTCTACCCCAGTTAGAATAAAACGTCACCTCCCGCCCGGAAATCCGCCTCCCGGGGCGGGCCGTCACAGGATCTCGATGACCGGCTCCATGTTGAGGAGCTTCGCCAGGGCCTTGACCCGGCCCACCAGGCGCTCGTTGGCGAGGTCCGCCCGGTGGCCGGGCAGTTGCAGCACGACGCTCCGCCCCCGGGCGACCAGCGGGGTCTGCGGCAGGACGCCTTCCATCGCGACCGAAACCGGATAGGCCACCCGCATCATGGCGGCGAGCAGGCGGGCCCGCTCCATGAGCCTAGGCCCTGCGAGCGCGACGATCCGCGAGCCAACCTTGTCGGGCGAGAGCCCCTCGTGGCGGAAGAAGATCGACAGCGCCAGATAGGCTCGTCCCGGATGGTCGAGGCCCACGAAGGCGCCGTAGGCGATGAGGTTGAGGCTCTGCTCGCCCCGGTAGTCTGGATGGGCCCGCCAGCCGATATCGGCGAGCAGGCAGCCCGCATGGCGCAGGCGCTGTTCGTATTCGGTCTCCGGCAGTCCGACGGAATCGATGAAGCGGCTCGTCCACTCCCACAGCTCAACCCCGTGACGGGGCGAGCGGGAGCGCAGGAGGTTGAGGTCCCCCGCGGCCCGCAGGAGCGGGTCGAACTGGCGCTTCTCATCGTCGAGCTTGTCGTAGAGCAGACCTTCGCGGACGCCGAGCGCCGAGATGGCGATTTCCCGCGGGGCACCGAGGCGGATGATCTCCTCCAGCAAAATCGCCCCGTAGGCCAGGAGCGGCCGGCGCGCTTCGGAGACGCTCTCGATATCCTTGAGGGTCTTCGCGTCGGCTTCCTCGATCAGATGGAGGAAATCCATGCTGTCCCGCGGATCGACGATGTAGTTGTGCATCACGTGGAGTGGGTAATCGGTCACGGCCTGATGCAGCCGGGCCAGGGCGCGCCAGGTTCCGCCCACCGCATAGAAGGTGCGGCCCTGGAGGCTTTCGAGCTGTCCGGCCGCCCGCTCCAGGGAGGAGCGAACGATCTTCTGGGCCTTCTTGGTGGAGCCGCCGCTCAGGTCCTGAAGGGCGAGGCCGCCGAGGCGCATGGTGACCCCCTCGCCGACCTGGTTCCCCTTCACGTCCACGAGTTCGAGACTGCCGCCGCCCATGTCGCCCACGACACCGTCCGGCCTGTAAAAGCCCGATACCACCCCATAGGCCGAGAACTGCGCCTCCCTGGCGCCCGACAGAAGCTCGATCGAACAACCACAGGCGCGCTCCGCCGCCTCGAGAAAAGCGGGGCCGTTGGAGGCATCGCGCGCCGCGGCCGTGGCGAGCACGTAGATGTCCGACACGTCCATGGTGTCGCACAGCACCCGGAAGCGGGCGAGCGCGCGCAGGGCGCGCTCCACCGCGTCCTCGTCGAGCTTTCCGGTAGTGGCCACGTGGCGGCCGAGGCCGCAGAGCACCTTCTCATTGTAAATCGGCGTCGGCGCCCGGGACACGCCCTCATAGGCGACGAGACGGACCGAGTTCGATCCGATGTCGATGATGGCGACGGGGCGGCCGATCTTGAGCCGCCCCTGCGCCTCGCTGCGCTCGACGAGCACCATCGTCAGCGCAATCCGCGCTTGGCGAGCGCCTTGGGGCTCGACGTTTTCAGGGATTTGCCCCGGCCGGACAGACTGGGATTCGTCATGAAATACCTGTGAGCATTGAAC contains:
- a CDS encoding 2OG-Fe(II) oxygenase, with the protein product MQTIDLNAVRNAKTSKDPYDFLLTENILKADVIDDLRRDFPDIEKPGYLTVDEVKLHGRFKTLIEELEGPELTEELSKKFGVDLHQYPRLTTIMKRSQPKYGAIHTDGPSKVMTMLVYMNDDWNQGDGGRLRVLYDGQNFEPYAMEVPPTMGTMFAFLRSDNSWHGHRPFVGERRVVQIAWVKSQADVDRKKKHNKIAQFFKGIFGR
- a CDS encoding NUDIX hydrolase codes for the protein MPDIETTATRIVYENRWMRVREDAIVRQDGTPGIYGVVEKTDFAVIAPIENGLVHLVEQFRYPVKGRYWELPQGSWEGAPDTDPEDLARAELREETGLTAATMRHVGHLFECYGYSEQGFHIYLAQGLTQGETCREATEQDMISRAFPLDEVLSMIANGTIKDAATVAALGLLRLKGLV
- the ppx gene encoding exopolyphosphatase; translated protein: MVLVERSEAQGRLKIGRPVAIIDIGSNSVRLVAYEGVSRAPTPIYNEKVLCGLGRHVATTGKLDEDAVERALRALARFRVLCDTMDVSDIYVLATAAARDASNGPAFLEAAERACGCSIELLSGAREAQFSAYGVVSGFYRPDGVVGDMGGGSLELVDVKGNQVGEGVTMRLGGLALQDLSGGSTKKAQKIVRSSLERAAGQLESLQGRTFYAVGGTWRALARLHQAVTDYPLHVMHNYIVDPRDSMDFLHLIEEADAKTLKDIESVSEARRPLLAYGAILLEEIIRLGAPREIAISALGVREGLLYDKLDDEKRQFDPLLRAAGDLNLLRSRSPRHGVELWEWTSRFIDSVGLPETEYEQRLRHAGCLLADIGWRAHPDYRGEQSLNLIAYGAFVGLDHPGRAYLALSIFFRHEGLSPDKVGSRIVALAGPRLMERARLLAAMMRVAYPVSVAMEGVLPQTPLVARGRSVVLQLPGHRADLANERLVGRVKALAKLLNMEPVIEIL